A genomic window from Pseudomonadales bacterium includes:
- a CDS encoding winged helix-turn-helix domain-containing protein: protein MPAEAVYRIGTWTIEPQRNRLSCDDEVRTLPPKAMDVLVCLLERSGTVVSIAELIRIAWKGRPVEESSVHQRISQIRHVLGNPPSDEGCIENIPRRGYRLTGLVERLPPANPPESGQRSVARQQIIAIPNLRNLTPAAELGWLAEGLTEHLRRQVARWPRFDVIPGALLRGAELPAGADLLVDGFLQVSGKQTIVALDLIDLATRQRRWSQRFHGEHEDPYELQQQMSAAIARVLGESLLPRAVPANPAAYPAFLRMLSIHSYGSYDTHHRLLTEVLEQDPEWYWGWADLASLLLRMATIDRDQHRIDEARAILESKGQGNGRGYARLVRSLLAVYWDGDLDLGEDIARSLAERGTGWPYSLLLMVSGLYREAESYFHYLTRAAPYDSVGWEMLTESRLLLGNATGAVAAARTLVTLYPPDAVNALLLLIWPLVFADELEEATALMRRADELLKTLGSGTQQRMCQKSLEQSRFELAMRSGDRARATEAAEQIHGLGDAVLAGVLALRLGDSRATGWLAEPLSPQFQRFWWWKARALMTGAIAEHPSILAVEAALGFTPQWRLELARRAATLPADSHICCDPALYET from the coding sequence ATGCCTGCCGAGGCCGTCTACCGGATTGGAACATGGACCATCGAGCCGCAGCGCAACCGGCTGAGCTGCGACGATGAGGTACGAACCTTACCGCCCAAGGCCATGGACGTGCTGGTCTGCCTCCTCGAACGCTCAGGAACCGTCGTCTCCATCGCTGAGTTGATCCGAATCGCCTGGAAAGGCCGGCCAGTAGAGGAGAGCTCCGTTCATCAGCGCATCTCTCAGATTCGTCATGTGCTCGGCAATCCACCCTCAGACGAGGGGTGCATCGAGAACATTCCCCGGCGCGGCTATCGACTGACCGGGCTGGTGGAGCGACTGCCGCCGGCCAATCCTCCGGAAAGCGGACAGCGCAGCGTGGCCAGGCAGCAGATCATCGCCATCCCCAACCTGCGCAACCTCACACCAGCTGCGGAACTCGGCTGGCTGGCGGAAGGATTGACCGAGCATCTGCGACGACAGGTTGCGCGCTGGCCGCGCTTCGATGTCATACCCGGCGCGCTGCTGAGAGGCGCTGAACTGCCAGCAGGTGCCGACCTGCTCGTCGATGGTTTCCTGCAGGTCTCAGGAAAGCAGACGATCGTTGCGCTCGACCTCATCGATCTGGCAACCAGGCAGCGGCGCTGGTCGCAGCGCTTCCACGGTGAGCACGAGGACCCTTACGAGCTGCAGCAGCAGATGTCAGCAGCGATCGCCCGGGTGCTGGGTGAAAGCCTGCTACCCCGCGCAGTGCCAGCGAATCCCGCCGCGTACCCTGCGTTTCTGCGCATGCTCAGCATTCACAGCTATGGCAGCTACGACACCCATCACCGGCTGCTGACCGAGGTACTGGAGCAGGATCCCGAATGGTACTGGGGCTGGGCGGACCTGGCTTCCCTGTTACTGCGCATGGCAACCATCGACCGGGATCAGCATCGCATCGATGAAGCCCGCGCCATCCTCGAGAGCAAAGGACAGGGTAACGGCCGGGGATATGCCAGGCTCGTGCGCAGTTTACTGGCCGTCTACTGGGATGGGGATCTGGACCTGGGCGAAGATATCGCCCGATCGCTGGCGGAGCGAGGTACCGGCTGGCCCTACAGCCTGCTGCTGATGGTGTCAGGCCTCTACCGGGAGGCGGAGTCGTATTTCCACTACCTGACCAGGGCAGCACCTTATGATTCGGTCGGCTGGGAAATGCTGACGGAAAGCCGCCTGCTGCTTGGCAACGCCACCGGCGCAGTGGCAGCCGCCCGTACCCTCGTAACGCTGTACCCGCCGGACGCTGTCAATGCATTGCTGCTGCTGATCTGGCCGCTGGTGTTCGCAGATGAATTGGAGGAAGCGACCGCGCTCATGCGCAGGGCGGATGAACTCCTCAAAACACTGGGCTCAGGGACGCAGCAACGGATGTGTCAGAAGAGCCTGGAGCAATCCCGATTCGAACTGGCCATGCGCAGCGGTGACCGGGCCAGGGCGACAGAAGCCGCTGAGCAGATCCATGGGCTCGGCGATGCTGTCCTCGCCGGTGTTCTCGCTCTGCGGCTGGGTGATTCCCGCGCGACCGGATGGCTGGCCGAACCCCTGAGCCCTCAGTTTCAGCGCTTCTGGTGGTGGAAAGCGCGCGCTCTGATGACCGGTGCCATCGCCGAACACCCCTCGATACTGGCGGTGGAAGCCGCACTGGGGTTCACGCCGCAGTGGCGCCTGGAGCTGGCCCGTCGGGCTGCGACTCTGCCGGCGGATTCGCACATCTGCTGTGATCCAGCCCTGTATGAGACCTGA
- a CDS encoding PilZ domain-containing protein: MDKLQIGHVQLELLGSSIVISDHSGSGSGRVILPADRIQEVIEYLNYQVNGKLAEQRRSFRLTLDPGEINAWITAGSQEVTATPLDISLGGALLQVPTSHNKPLGRGDTCVVRLDLDGRVAVLNSEVVRVGVGQLAVRFVDCDIDGSLAPTSELMHLYSEMQRRWLAKRFKS, translated from the coding sequence GTGGACAAGCTGCAGATAGGACACGTCCAGCTTGAGCTTCTTGGTTCAAGTATCGTGATCTCGGATCACTCCGGGTCAGGATCCGGCCGAGTCATCCTCCCGGCTGACAGAATTCAGGAAGTCATCGAGTACCTCAACTATCAGGTCAACGGCAAGCTGGCTGAGCAGCGCCGCAGCTTCCGTCTGACTTTGGACCCGGGAGAAATCAACGCATGGATAACGGCAGGCTCACAGGAGGTTACCGCCACGCCTTTGGACATCAGCCTTGGCGGTGCCCTTCTGCAAGTTCCCACGAGCCACAATAAGCCGCTTGGACGTGGCGACACCTGCGTGGTCCGTCTCGATCTCGATGGCCGTGTCGCCGTACTGAACAGCGAAGTGGTGCGGGTCGGTGTTGGGCAGCTTGCGGTACGGTTCGTGGATTGCGACATCGATGGAAGCCTCGCACCGACCAGTGAGTTAATGCACCTGTACTCTGAGATGCAGCGGCGCTGGCTGGCTAAGCGCTTCAAGTCATAG
- a CDS encoding ion transporter has product MSERGSAFYQLSLLILSLYVLAVLVVETFIITDEEVSRLLQYVDLAICAVFLSDFFVNLYRAENRWGYLRWGWIDFISSIPAIDPLRWGRITRVVRILRYLRAVRSFRVLYRGIVASRYESLSLVIALIVFFSYTICSALILEFERAVPGSNIQTAEDALWWAFLTMMNAKPSIDQTVSGGATAVTLVLNKVGLLTFAYVNSMIIAWLVTKPGREASTTS; this is encoded by the coding sequence ATGAGCGAGCGCGGTTCTGCGTTCTATCAACTCTCGCTGCTGATCCTCAGCCTCTATGTCTTGGCCGTTCTCGTGGTCGAGACCTTCATCATCACAGATGAAGAGGTCAGCCGGTTGCTACAGTATGTAGATCTCGCCATCTGTGCGGTGTTCCTGTCGGACTTTTTCGTCAATCTCTACCGGGCGGAGAACAGATGGGGTTACCTCCGATGGGGCTGGATAGACTTCATCTCATCGATACCGGCAATCGACCCACTTAGGTGGGGCAGGATCACCAGGGTGGTCAGGATACTCCGCTACCTCCGGGCTGTTCGTTCCTTCCGGGTGTTGTATCGCGGAATCGTTGCGAGTCGATACGAGAGCCTTTCGCTGGTTATCGCTCTCATCGTGTTCTTCTCATACACCATCTGCAGTGCTTTGATCTTAGAGTTCGAGCGTGCTGTGCCGGGCTCCAACATTCAAACGGCGGAGGATGCTCTATGGTGGGCGTTCCTGACGATGATGAACGCTAAGCCATCGATCGATCAGACCGTAAGCGGTGGTGCGACTGCGGTTACTCTGGTTCTGAACAAGGTCGGGTTACTCACCTTCGCCTACGTCAACTCTATGATCATCGCATGGCTTGTCACCAAACCGGGGAGGGAGGCCTCTACCACCTCTTGA
- a CDS encoding putative porin, with translation MKSVLTTALLGVLLLAGPGARAATTDSALIEALTTELAELRARLERLENNRKVPEVAYQTPATAVPAAGAGWEDRLRWKGDFRYRHETSDPEFSSKRHRQRIRARTSLEADLSDSLRVGFGLITGGQNPVSGNQTLGGGFSSKDIALDLSYVTWETPTDGLTWTAGKFRNPLHRAGDNGLLWDGDLRPEGTNVTFQRGGFSLTGLGLWASESSGKDIFVLGAQAGFEVPLSDTTRFLIGTGYYDLSDTRGRPVLFDGDPRGNSIDAAGNYLYGYEELEVFTELHFDIANMPTELFANWVQNLDADDYDTGYAIGASMRFGNGRQPWKVGYTYQDLEADAVLALFTDSDFMDGGTDGKGHTLKLGYILTSNVSLGGTLFINQRGGNLGEEEDFNRVLFDVQFKY, from the coding sequence ATGAAATCCGTTCTCACCACAGCCCTGCTCGGGGTGCTGCTGCTGGCGGGCCCGGGCGCCCGTGCTGCCACCACTGATTCAGCGCTGATCGAGGCACTCACCACCGAACTGGCCGAACTGCGGGCCCGGCTGGAGCGCCTGGAAAACAACCGCAAGGTCCCGGAAGTGGCCTACCAGACACCGGCCACCGCCGTGCCGGCCGCCGGCGCGGGCTGGGAAGACCGGCTGCGCTGGAAGGGTGATTTCCGCTACCGCCACGAAACCTCAGATCCGGAATTCAGCAGCAAACGACATCGCCAGCGGATCCGCGCCCGTACTTCGCTGGAAGCGGATCTTTCCGACTCCCTGCGCGTCGGTTTCGGTCTGATAACCGGCGGCCAGAATCCGGTATCCGGCAACCAGACCCTGGGCGGCGGATTCTCGAGCAAGGATATCGCCCTCGATCTGTCTTATGTCACCTGGGAAACGCCCACCGACGGGCTGACCTGGACAGCGGGTAAATTCAGGAATCCGCTGCACCGTGCCGGCGACAACGGCCTGCTGTGGGACGGCGATCTGCGTCCGGAAGGCACCAATGTCACCTTCCAGCGCGGCGGTTTTTCTCTGACTGGTCTGGGCCTGTGGGCAAGCGAAAGCTCAGGCAAGGATATCTTCGTTCTGGGCGCCCAGGCGGGATTCGAAGTACCGCTGAGCGACACAACACGGTTCCTGATCGGTACCGGCTACTACGATCTGTCAGACACCAGAGGCAGACCGGTGCTGTTCGACGGCGATCCCAGGGGCAACAGTATCGATGCCGCCGGTAACTACCTGTACGGCTACGAAGAACTGGAGGTCTTCACCGAGCTGCATTTCGACATCGCCAACATGCCCACCGAGCTTTTCGCAAACTGGGTGCAGAACCTGGACGCGGACGACTACGACACCGGCTATGCAATCGGGGCCTCGATGCGATTCGGCAATGGTCGCCAGCCCTGGAAAGTGGGCTATACCTATCAGGATCTCGAAGCCGACGCAGTGCTCGCCCTGTTCACCGACTCGGACTTCATGGATGGCGGCACGGATGGTAAGGGCCACACCCTCAAACTCGGCTACATCCTGACCAGCAATGTCTCTCTCGGCGGTACCCTGTTCATCAATCAGCGCGGCGGCAACCTCGGCGAGGAGGAAGACTTCAATCGCGTGCTGTTCGACGTGCAGTTCAAGTACTGA